A single window of Aspergillus flavus chromosome 4, complete sequence DNA harbors:
- a CDS encoding C2H2 transcription factor — protein sequence MGKATKSYHCQRCDRSFARLEHLQRHDRSHTKEKPYVCDKCPKSFTRKDLLARHERLSHSSPTSGVGQDATTPSPSSHQMFNGLNMLASAVTNHSMDSTSQGNHSLLSGGPAPFSAQATPTAESSGFSEPFSGFGPSTAYDGEDFTSFLDSIPLPSHPYSPSYQPLPLFPPFHFDTPPVYDQPQKENPAENAETPSSSILPRHGTQIPSLQTEESPTTYKARQPPSSLSMTTQCRERIGALLSDYANVIPNPYVPSRHALSRCLTGYLTGYHEHYPILHVPTLDLDSKSLQLILSMASLGARYCREPETSTALYQVAKAVTLEHIRREFQWVEPNSGINPNRQSAPSPAAREQDLLETLQALLMLVSVSSWHEHDPPYDESLYMRSYMETLLRQGGLNDLPAQDGSWESWVRSEETKRTRLIVFCYFNIQTIVFDLPPMMLTEECTLDLPCTEVEWQATTAGQWMEERSQSRGEPKLQDALASLFAHNPDIKGRLESFSSLGGYVLIHAIIQHIWLIQKSRRLPGFNGNSLSPSEVTSLELALEHWCQCWERNREASIDPFNPHGPLSFTSAALLRLAYIRLNADFSSARRLQTWNPEEIARSLKENLSVERNDRLTRAALHCAHALSTPIKLGINYVAQTQVHSWSLQYALCSLECAVLLAKWLEEVTVASPNPSLTEQESKLLEFVIEMVMETRHGVSREWLLANNTRLSAIVTRLWARLFTADYIWELVNLMGRALNSYADLLERMH from the exons ATGGGTAAAGCTACCAAATCGTACCATTGCCAAAGGTGCGATAGGTCTTTCGCCCGCTTAGAACATCTCCAACGCCATGATCGTTCGC ACACGAAAGAGAAGCCGTATGTCTGCGACAAATGTCCCAAATCATTTACGCGCAA AGATCTTTTGGCTCGTCACGAACGCTTGTCGCACAGCTCCCCGACATCAGGTGTGGGCCAGGATGCAACAACGccgtctccatcttctcatcaGATGTTCAATGGGTTGAACATGCTGGCATCTGCCGTGACAAATCATTCCATGGATTCAACGAGCCAAGGGAACCATAGCCTTCTATCTGGAGGACCAGCGCCCTTCTCAGCGCAAGCAACACCGACGGCCGAGTCCTCTGGATTTAGCGAGCCATTTAGTGGATTTGGTCCGTCCACTGCATATGATGGAGAGGACTTCACCTCTTTCCTCGATAGCATTCCCCTACCCAGCCACCCGTATTCCCCTAGTTATCAGCCGCTTCCCCTGTTTCCACCTTTTCACTTTGATACCCCACCTGTCTATGACCAGCCGCAGAAGGAGAACCCGGCCGAAAATGCTGAAACCCCTTCAAGCTCCATTTTACCGCGGCACGGCACTCAGATACCCTCACTTCAGACCGAAGAATCTCCGACAACATACAAAGCGCGACAACCTCCAAGTTCGCTTTCCATGACAACGCAATGTAGAGAGCGCATTGGTGCCCTTCTATCTGATTACGCGAATGTTATCCCAAACCCATACGTCCCGTCCCGACATGCCCTCTCACGTTGCCTGACCGGTTACCTCACTGGGTACCATGAACATTATCCCATTCTCCATGTCCCCACCCTTGATCTTGATTCCAAGTCATTGCAGTTGATTTTATCCATGGCCAGTCTGGGCGCCCGGTATTGTAGGGAGCCGGAAACGAGCACCGCCCTCTACCAAGTCGCCAAGGCTGTGACGCTTGAACATATCCGAAGAGAATTCCAATGGGTAGAACCTAACAGTGGTATCAACCCAAACCGACAATCAGCGCCATCGCCTGCAGCCAGAGAACAGGATCTTCTAGAGACGCTACAAGCTCTCTTGATGCTAGTATCCGTATCCTCCTGGCATGAACATGATCCGCCTTATGATGAATCGTTATACATGCGGAGCTACATGGAAACGCTACTCAGACAGGGAGGGCTGAATGACCTCCCGGCGCAAGACGGGTCATGGGAGAGTTGGGTACGAAGCGAAGAAACAAAGCGAACGCGACTAATCGTGTTTTGCTACTTCAACATTCAAACTATTGTCTTCGATTTGCCACCTATGATGCTCACTGAGGAGTGTACGCTTGATCTCCCGTGTACAGAAGTAGAATGGCAAGCCACAACCGCCGGGCAATGGATGGAGGAAAGGAGTCAGAGCCGAGGCGAACCAAAATTACAAGATGCTCTCGCTTCGCTTTTCGCACACAACCCGGACATAAAAGGGCGACTGGAGAGCTTTTCCTCGTTAGGCGGCTACGTGCTCATTCACGCAATTATTCAACATATCTGGCTCATCCAGAAATCCCGTCGGCTGCCCGGTTTCAATGGTAACTCTCTTTCCCCGTCCGAAGTGACCTCGTTAGAACTCGCCTTGGAACATTGGTGCCAATGCTGGGAGCGCAATCGGGAGGCATCCATTGACCCCTTTAACCCACATGGTCCGTTATCATTCACATCCGCTGCTCTCCTCCGATTAGCCTATATTCGCCTGAATGCCGACTTCAGTTCGGCCCGACGGCTCCAAACTTGGAACCCGGAGGAGATCGCCCGGTCCTTGAAAGAGAACCTCAGTGTCGAGCGGAACGACCGGTTAACTCGCGCGGCGCTGCATTGCGCTCACGCCCTGAGTACTCCTATCAAACTAGGAATCAACTATGTCGCTCAGACGCAGGTGCACTCGTGGTCGCTCCAGTACGCACTATGCTCACTAGAATGTGCCGTTCTACTCGCGAAATGGCTCGAAGAAGTGACGGTCGCAAGTCCCAACCCTAGTCTGACCGAACAGGAAAGCAAGCTCTTGGAGTTCGTTATCgagatggtgatggagaCTCGACACGGAGTATCCCGCGAATGGCTCTTGGCCAACAATACCCGTCTGAGTGCGATTGTTACCCGGCTGTGGGCTCGACTGTTTACTGCAGATTATATCTGGGAGTTGGTCAATTTGATGGGTCGGGCTTTGAATAGCTATGCGGATTTATTGGAAAGGATGCATTAG